The following proteins are encoded in a genomic region of Rhizobium sp. ZPR4:
- a CDS encoding ROK family transcriptional regulator, producing the protein MKYDPLDHVAEHFLRDSQPRRVASRNERDLLRLIWKSPGIERSDLTEPLDLTQQSLHRIAARLHDRGMIVFTSSEARRPGPPSPELSLCKDWCLTLGISVNVGSIGLCLMGFGEPLEKMEILQSGSSLSDEMERIEKAAEDLLARRNASRRDILGVGLAVSGHRMLETAFNCPLPLAHWSLIDLAPLLGKQLGLPVWADNVARTAALAEAIFGVGREVADFAYIAHLHGYGGGLVSGGMPFRGSFGNAGEFSVLFDREDYDDRPALGLLLEHLRAEGRPDLALRDLKSQDLSTLDGVAEWVNRVAPAHNRAINAICAVFDPALIVLGGELPHSLARMLIERTEINNLPRHGALRDVPRLAVAEVLDAPGAVGAALIPLFETVL; encoded by the coding sequence ATGAAGTACGATCCGTTGGACCATGTTGCGGAACATTTTTTGCGGGATTCACAACCCAGAAGGGTAGCATCTCGCAATGAACGCGATCTCTTGCGCCTGATCTGGAAGTCACCGGGGATTGAACGTTCGGATCTGACCGAACCGCTGGACCTCACCCAGCAGTCCCTGCACAGGATCGCTGCACGGCTTCACGATCGGGGAATGATTGTCTTCACCTCATCGGAGGCTCGGCGCCCCGGGCCACCCAGCCCGGAACTCAGCCTTTGCAAAGACTGGTGCCTAACGCTCGGCATTTCGGTCAATGTCGGCTCGATCGGCCTCTGCCTCATGGGCTTTGGAGAGCCTTTGGAAAAGATGGAAATTCTGCAATCCGGATCGTCGCTTTCCGACGAGATGGAGCGGATCGAAAAGGCGGCGGAAGATCTCCTTGCTCGCCGCAATGCCAGCCGGCGGGATATCCTAGGCGTCGGTCTTGCCGTCAGCGGTCATCGCATGCTGGAGACGGCTTTCAATTGCCCCTTGCCGCTCGCCCATTGGTCGTTGATCGACCTGGCGCCGCTGCTCGGAAAGCAGCTGGGTCTGCCCGTCTGGGCTGACAATGTCGCCCGGACCGCGGCTCTTGCCGAGGCGATCTTCGGTGTCGGCCGGGAGGTTGCGGATTTCGCCTATATTGCCCATCTGCACGGCTATGGCGGCGGCCTCGTTTCCGGAGGCATGCCATTTCGCGGCAGCTTCGGCAATGCCGGCGAATTTTCCGTACTCTTCGATCGAGAGGACTATGATGACCGCCCCGCACTTGGTCTATTGCTTGAGCACCTGCGCGCCGAGGGTCGCCCGGATCTGGCGCTGCGGGACCTCAAGAGCCAAGACCTATCGACCTTGGACGGCGTGGCAGAATGGGTCAATCGCGTGGCGCCGGCGCACAATCGCGCCATCAACGCGATCTGCGCGGTCTTTGATCCAGCCCTCATTGTTTTGGGCGGCGAACTGCCGCATTCGCTCGCAAGAATGCTGATCGAGCGGACCGAAATCAACAACCTGCCACGGCACGGCGCATTGCGCGACGTTCCCCGGCTTGCGGTAGCGGAAGTCCTGGATGCTCCCGGCGCAGTCGGCGCAGCATTGATCCCGCTATTTGAAACCGTCCTATAG